The following are from one region of the Candidatus Poribacteria bacterium genome:
- a CDS encoding ADP-ribosylglycohydrolase family protein, translated as MLGAIIGDIVGSIYEWHPIKTKNFPFFDDDCFFTDDSVCTIAVADILLHDLPPAETMQAWCQRYPGRGYGGMFGGWIYADSPEPYNSYGNGAAMRVSPAAFLNRDDLEAALSATNKVTEITHNHPEGIKGARATTYAIWLAYRGVTPETIREIITVDCGYDLTQTIDDIRPDYTFNEICQETVPQAITCALESVSFEDAIRNAISLGGDADTLAAIAGPIAEALHGVPDELIEQTKTHYLSDAPNILKVIQEMYHLQ; from the coding sequence ATGTTAGGTGCGATTATAGGCGACATCGTCGGTTCCATCTATGAATGGCATCCGATTAAAACCAAAAATTTTCCTTTCTTTGATGATGACTGTTTTTTCACAGATGATTCGGTATGTACCATCGCTGTCGCGGATATACTGCTGCACGATCTGCCGCCAGCAGAAACGATGCAGGCATGGTGTCAGCGTTATCCAGGGCGGGGTTACGGCGGCATGTTTGGCGGATGGATTTATGCGGATTCCCCGGAACCTTATAACAGTTACGGGAACGGTGCGGCGATGCGCGTTTCACCAGCGGCGTTCTTGAACCGTGACGATCTGGAAGCTGCGCTCTCCGCCACCAATAAAGTAACCGAAATCACCCACAATCACCCGGAGGGCATAAAAGGCGCGCGGGCAACAACCTATGCCATCTGGCTCGCGTATCGAGGCGTGACACCAGAGACGATTCGCGAGATTATCACCGTCGACTGTGGGTATGACTTAACACAGACAATCGACGACATTCGGCCGGATTATACTTTCAATGAAATTTGCCAAGAGACGGTACCACAGGCAATCACCTGTGCGTTGGAATCAGTCAGTTTTGAAGATGCAATCCGTAACGCCATCTCTCTCGGCGGCGATGCGGATACTCTTGCTGCTATCGCTGGTCCCATCGCTGAAGCATTACACGGCGTTCCGGATGAACTCATAGAACAGACAAAAACCCACTATCTCTCTGATGCCCCAAACATCCTTAAGGTGATACAGGAGATGTATCATTTGCAATAA